The Brachyhypopomus gauderio isolate BG-103 chromosome 12, BGAUD_0.2, whole genome shotgun sequence genome window below encodes:
- the hsbp1a gene encoding heat shock factor-binding protein 1a yields the protein MSDPDPKSTQDLTAVVQTLLQQMQDKFQTMSDQIIGRIDEMSTRIDDLEKNISDLMTQAGVEETEGENRGTDASGTA from the exons ATGTCCGACCCGGATCCCAAATCCACCCAGGACCTCACGGCCGTG GTGCAGACTTTACTGCAGCAGATGCAGGATAAATTCCAGACAATGTCAGACCAAATTATTGGAAGAA TTGATGAGATGAGCACACGTATTGATGACCTGGAGAAGAATATCTCTGACCTCATGACTCAGGCTGGTGTGgaggagacggagggagagaacaGAGGAACTGATGCATCAGGAACAGCTTGA